The DNA segment CGCAGAGGTGGTGCTGATTCACGGCCCGCTCGCGGTCTCACTGCCCTGGGGCGTGGAAACGGTGGCGGTCGAGTCGGCGCAGCAGATGTGCGACGCCGTCCTGGCGCAGCAGCCAACCACCGACGTACTCATCGGCGCGGCGGCTGTGGCCGATTTCCGGCCGGCGGCCGTGGCCGAACAGAAGATCAAGAAGCAGCCGGGCGGCGGCGGCCTGACCATCGAGCTGGTGCGCACGCCTGACATCCTGGCGATAGTGGCTGCGCAGCGCGCCCTCAGTGGACGGCCGCGGGTAACAGTGGGCTTTGCCGCGGAAACCGAAAACCTGCACGCCAACGCCCAGGCCAAGCTGGCGGCTAAAGGCATGAACCTGATCGTAGCCAATGACGTAACCGCCAGCGATGCCGGCTTTGGCGTAGACACCAACCGCGTCACCCTGCTCACCGCGGACAGCCCGCCGGAGCCATTGCCGCTGCTGAGCAAGGCCGCCGTCGCCGCGCATATCATGCAGCGGATCGCGGCGCTGCTGAGCTAGGCTTCGATTTTCGCTCTTCGCTCTGTCCCTGCCCTCACAACCGGTCCGGATACACCCCTGCCGCCAGCAGGGCTTGGATTGCGGCTTGAACTCGCGGCCGATCAGCCCGGTAGGTGACGCCGAACCACTGCTCGTGCGTGGGCAGGACCTGCACCCGCGCGGCCTGCGCCTGCACCAGTTCGCCAACGACATTAGGCAGGAATAACTCGCTGCGTAGGAGGGCTGCGTCCTCCCGGTGCAGAAAGTGCGCCAGACGCTGTTCCAGCTCGCCAAAGAGGGCGGGCGTAAAACCCCAGAAGTTCATCGAAACGTGGGTGTCGGGTGCGAGAGGCGTCCAGTCGCTGGCCTCGTGCCAGGTCTTGATGCCATCGCTGAAGGCCTGGATGCGGGTGTGCTCCTGGATGCTGATCAGGGTGCCATCGGCAGCCACCTGGCACACACCGCGGGCCACGTGTCCATGGGCAGACAGGGTATTTTGCAGTGGGTAGCCCACCATGCTGAAGTCGTAGAAGCCGGGCTGATCGCTGGCCTGGCGGAGGTGCTCGGCGATGGCCTGAAATGAGGTTGCGCCGTAGAAATCGTCGGCGTTGATGACCGCAAAAGGCGCCTGGATGGTATGGCGGCAGCACCAGACCGCGTGGCCGGTGCCCCAGGGTTTGACGCGGCCGACCGGCGCCGGCGCCCCGCCGGGCAAATCGTGCAGTTCCTGAAAGACGTAGTCCACCGCGGCTTGCGCCTCGACCATGCGGCCGATGCGTGCGCGGAATGCGTCTTCGATATCGCGGCGAATGACAAAGACGATGCGGTCGAAACCGGCGCGCAGGGCGTCATAAACCGAATAGTGAATGATCAGCTCGTCATGTGGCCCCACCGGATCAACCTGCTTAAGCCCTCCATAGCGGCTGCCGATGCCTGCGGCCATGATGACCAGGCTAATATCGGGCATTGGTTCTCTTCTCTCCTTACGTAGTTCAGCAATTCCCGCAGGGGGAAGTTTCATCCTTATCATACCCCGCACGATGAAAAAAGCCAAGCCACGCCGAGGGAACAGCAGCGAGTCGCATCATCCCTACGCAAAGCATGTGATCAGGATGAATCGGCCATCCGGTTCGGCGCAGGCCGACCTGGCGGCGGAACGCCCCTTCGCCCCGAATTCATTCGGCGGCTGAATAGTCACGCGCCAAAGCAAGAACGCCAGGACCGTCATTAGCACAGTCCTGGCGTTCTTCGTTTCGCAACAAATTTGATCGTTGACGTGCTACCTGTCGCGGAAGACCTCGGTGCCCAACGCAGCCTGGGCGGCGGCCAGACGAGCGACGGGGACGCGGAAAGGCGAGCAGCTCACGTAGTTCAGGTCAATCATGTGGCAGAACTCGATGGAGCTGGGATCGCCGCCATGCTCGCCGCAGATGCCCACTTCCAGGCCGGGCCGCGCAGCGCGACCTTCGGTGACGGCCATGCGCATCAGGCGACCCACGCCTTCGCGATCCAATTGCTGGAAAGGATTGTTAGGCAGGATCTTGTCTTCGACATACTTGAGCAGGAACTTGCCCTCGGCGTCGTCGCGTGAGTAGCCGTAGGTGGTCTGGCTCAGGTCGTTGGTGCCGAAGCTAAAGAACTCGGCCTCTTTGGCAATGTCACCGGCGGTCAGGGCCGCGCGTGGCACTTCGATCATCGTGCCAAATTTGTATTGGACACTCACGCCCTTGTCACGGCAGACCTGCTCGGCCAGCGGGCGCAGCGTCTTCTCGACGACCGACAGCTCGTTGACGTGGCCGACCAGCGGGATCATGATCTCCGGATGCACCGCCTTGCCTTCCAGGGTGATGTTGCATGCGGCTTCCATGATGGCCCGCACCTGCATGGCGATCAGGCCGGGCAGCATGATGCCCAGGCGAATGCCGCGCAGACCGAGCATCGGGTTCATTTCGCGCATGCTCTCGACGGCCTTGAGCATCGTCTCGGTCTCGTGCAGCTCAGGCCCGGTGATGCCCTTGGTGCGCAGCTCCGTCACCTTGACCAGCAGTTCTTCGAAGCTGGGCAAGAATTCGTGCAGCGGTGGGTCAATCAAGCGGATGATGACGGGGTAGCCGTCCATCACGCGGAAGATGCCTTCGAAGTCACTGCGCTGGAACGGCAGCAACTGATCGAGGGCAGCCTGGCGGATGACGTCATCCTTGGCCAGAATCATTTGTTGGACAATGGGCAGGCGCTGCTGTTCGAAGAACATATGCTCCGTGCGGCAGAGGCCAATGCCCTCGGCGCCGAAGGCACGTGCGCGCACGGCGTCGCGTGGGTAGTCGGCGTTGGCCCACACCCCCAGGCGCTTGACCTGGTCGGCCCAGCCGAGCAGGGTCTTGAGGTCCACTTCCTCGTCGAAGTTGGGATCAATCCGGTTGATGGCGCCGGTGAAGATTTCGCCGGTGGTGCCATCAATGGAGATGATGTCGCCTTCCTTGATGGTCTGGCCGCGTGCAGCAAAGGTGCGCGCTTCCAGGTCAATGCGTAGTTCTTCGCAGCCGGAGACGCAGGGCAGGCCCAGGCCACGGGCCACCACGGCCGCGTGACTGGTGGCGCCGCCGCGCTGCGTCAACACACCCTTGGCCACCAACATGCCATGCACGTCGTCGGGGTTGGTCTCCGGGCGCACCAGGATGACGGGGTAATCCTTGCTGGCCAGGGACTCAGCACGGTCAGCGTCCAGGGTGGCATGCCCGACAGCGGCGCCGGGGCTGGCGTTGAGGCCCTTGGCCACCAGGCGGCCGGCCTTCCTGGCAGTATCCTGGTCTATCGGGTCGAAGCGCGGCAGAAGGGCTGCACCACCTGGCCCGGCTCCACACGCATGAGAGCTTCTTCCCTGGTGATGATGCCTTCGTTGGTCAGATCAACCGCCACCTTGACGGCGGCGGCCGCGGTGCGCTTGCCGGCGCGGGTCTGCAACATCCACAGCTTGCCGCGCTCCACCGTAAACTCCAGGTCCTGGATGTCGCGGTAGTGGCGTTCGAGCATGTCGCAAATCTTGATGAATTCGTCGTAGGACTTCGGCATTTCCTTGGCCATGTCATCAATCGGATGCGGCGTGCGGATGCCGGCCACCACGTCTTCGCCCTGCGCGTTGATCAGATATTCGCCATAGACATGCTTTTCGCCGGTGGCCGGGCTGCGGGTAAACGCCACGCCGGTGGCAGAATCGTCGCCCATGTTGCCAAAGACCATCGTGCAGATGTTGACGGCCGTGCCCCAGTCGTGCGGCAGCTTGTTGAAGTTGCGATACTCCATGGCCGGCCGCCCAAACCACGAGTGGAAGACGGCCGCAGTGGCCTGCTTCATCTGCTCATAAACATCGTCCGGGAAATCTTCGCCCAGCGCTTCCTTGTAGATGGCCTTGAACGAGGCTACCACATCCTTGAGCTGGGCCGTGGTCAGGTCGGCGTCGGTCTTGGCGCCCACTTGCGCGCGCAGGTGCTCCAGCGCATGCTCGAACTTCTGGCGGTCCACACCCTTGACGGTGTTGCCGAACATCTGGATCAAGCGGCGGTACGAGTCCCAGGCAAAGCGCTCGTTGCCGGTCAAGCCCACCATGCCGGCCAGGGTTTGCGGATTCAAGCCGATGTTGAGCACCGTGTCCATCATGCCAGGCATGGAGACACGCCCGCCGGAACGACAGGAGACCAGGAGCGGATTGGCGGGATCGCCGTAGCGCTTGCCGGTCTGCGCTTCGACAACTTTGAGCGCCTCCAGGGTTTGCTCCCACATGCCGGCGGGGAACTCCTTGCCGGCATCAAAGTACGCGTTACAGGCTTCGGTGGTGATGGTAAAACCAGGCGGAACCGGTAAGCCAGCATTGGTCATTTCAGCGAGGCCGGCGCCCTTGCCACCCAGCAAGTTGCGCATATCCTTGTTGCCTTCGCTAAACAAATAGACCCACTTCTTTGTCATTTTTCCTCCTCGGACATAAAAAAAGAGATCAAATCGGGTCAGATCATCATCATTATAGGTCAGAAGCGCGGATTGTGCAAGGAAGCACGCACACAGGTCATAGGCCGGTTGAGGTGATTCCAACCCCAGACCCAAGGCGGTTTGACGGCGCATGAGCTTACCCATTATAATCCCGGCCCTACCAAGACAATGGACAGTGACCGCCGCGACCGTGGGCGCGGCTCTGCGGGGGAGATGCTGACCATGCGCAAAATGCGCAAAATGAACGCGACCGTGCTCTACCTGGTGTTGACGATCACCGTGGCTTTTCTGGAAGGGATGATCTTCACCGTCAGCTCCGTCTACCTGGTGACGATGGTCGGCCTCAGCCCGCTGCAACTGGTGCTGGTCGGCTCCGTGTTGGAAGCGACCGCCTTCCTGGGCGAGGTGCCGACCGGTGTCGTGGCCGATGTCTACAGCCGACGCCTCTCCATGGTCATCGGTTATGTCGTGATGGGCTGCGGTTTCATTCTTCAGGGTGCGGTACCACAGTTCGGCGCCTTGTTGGTTGCGCAGGTGGTGTGGGGACTGGGCTACACCTTCACCAGCGGTGCAACCGAGGCCTGGCTGGTGGATGAGATTGGTCAGGAACAGGCGGGGCGGGCCTTCTTGCGGGCGACGCAGCTCAGCTCACTGGCGGTGCTGCTCGGCATCGGCGGTGGCACGCTGCTCGCCCAGGTTGGAGGCCTGCAGCTCCCCATTGTGCTGGGCGGGGCCGGCCTGATCGCGCTGGCTGCGGGGCTGGCGCTGGTGATGCCGGAACAGCACTTCACGCCGACGTCGCGCGCGGATCACACCACCTGGCAGACGATGATCCACACCACGCGCAGCGGCTGGCGGGTTGTGCGCTCACGGCCGGTGCTGTTCACCCTGCTGGTGGTGGGAATGATCAATGGCGCGTTCAGCGAAGGCGTGGATCGCCTGTGGACCATTCATCTGATACAAAACCTGACCTTGCCCCAGGTGTTTGGCTGGCAGCCCATCGTCTGGATTGGGCTGATTCGGGCTGCCTGGCTCATCCTGAGCATTGCCGCGGCTGAGGTGGTGCGGCGGCGCCTGGACATGCGCAGCGATCGGGCGATTGCGCGTACGCTGTGGTGGATGACCGCGGGCATCGTGGCCGGCGTCCTGGGTCTGGCGCTGGCGCCCAGTTTTGCGCTGGGGGTGATTGCGTTGGTGGCGATCATGATGCTGCGCCGCACGATGGGGCCGATCCTGTCCATCTGGACGAATCAGCACATTGGGACTGCGGATGCCGGCGTGCGCGCCACCGTGCTCTCCATGGTCAACCAGGCGGATGCGATGGGGCAGATTGCCGGCGGGCCGGTGGTGGGCGCCGTCGGCAACTTCTCCCTGCGCCTGGCGCTGACCATGTCGGCCCTCATCCTGACGCCCGCGCTGGCACTCTATCGCCGGACGCGCTTGCCGCCATCGCAGGTGTAGCTGGCCAACACCGTGCTTCCCTGCTTCACCTGCTGCAGCCGGTTCTCCGCATCGTAAACCAGCGTGTAGGTCACGCCGCCCACCGTGCGCCCGGTCATGTTGCCGTTGCAGGACGGAATCAGCCACGAATGACACGAATTCCAGGGCCTTTTCGTGTCAATTCGTGCAATTCGTGGCAAGAATCCGTCCAGCTTTCTCTGCCACGAATTTCACTAATTTGCACGAATTTTTGGGGGCCTTTCGTGGCAATTCGTGCAATTCGCGGCAAAAATCGGACTGATTGCGCCACTCATGGTAGATCACGGCGATGGCGTCGGGAGTGATGCCATCGCCGCCTCCCACCGATCATCGAGTTTGACCAGCAACTCGCCCAACTCATCCTCGTCAAGGGCCAGCGGCGCCGCGGGGGCAATCTGGGCCGAAAATCGTACGACGAACTCGCCATATCGCGCCAGCATATGGCAGAGTTTGGCGCCTTCCGTGTTGGGCGCAATGTAACTTGCACAGGCTACATACGCCTCGTCTGCAAAATCCATTAGTGTTGTCAATTCGGGCTTTTCCTCCCAGGCGTCGTTAGCCTGTCTACCAGAATAGAACACGTCCAGTTGACGCTTGTACTCACGCTGCGCACTGCGCACGAATTCGTAACGATAGATTTCATGACCCACTACGCCGTCTCCACTCATGCCTCGTCGCGGATGCTCCAGGGCGCCATGCGAGTCTGCGGTTGGAATGATGGGCCGATTACTCCAGCCAGGAGGGAACAGCGTAGCATCCATCAG comes from the Candidatus Amarolinea dominans genome and includes:
- a CDS encoding nucleotidyltransferase, which gives rise to MPDISLVIMAAGIGSRYGGLKQVDPVGPHDELIIHYSVYDALRAGFDRIVFVIRRDIEDAFRARIGRMVEAQAAVDYVFQELHDLPGGAPAPVGRVKPWGTGHAVWCCRHTIQAPFAVINADDFYGATSFQAIAEHLRQASDQPGFYDFSMVGYPLQNTLSAHGHVARGVCQVAADGTLISIQEHTRIQAFSDGIKTWHEASDWTPLAPDTHVSMNFWGFTPALFGELEQRLAHFLHREDAALLRSELFLPNVVGELVQAQAARVQVLPTHEQWFGVTYRADRPRVQAAIQALLAAGVYPDRL
- a CDS encoding MFS transporter; translation: MRKMRKMNATVLYLVLTITVAFLEGMIFTVSSVYLVTMVGLSPLQLVLVGSVLEATAFLGEVPTGVVADVYSRRLSMVIGYVVMGCGFILQGAVPQFGALLVAQVVWGLGYTFTSGATEAWLVDEIGQEQAGRAFLRATQLSSLAVLLGIGGGTLLAQVGGLQLPIVLGGAGLIALAAGLALVMPEQHFTPTSRADHTTWQTMIHTTRSGWRVVRSRPVLFTLLVVGMINGAFSEGVDRLWTIHLIQNLTLPQVFGWQPIVWIGLIRAAWLILSIAAAEVVRRRLDMRSDRAIARTLWWMTAGIVAGVLGLALAPSFALGVIALVAIMMLRRTMGPILSIWTNQHIGTADAGVRATVLSMVNQADAMGQIAGGPVVGAVGNFSLRLALTMSALILTPALALYRRTRLPPSQV